The Pirellulimonas nuda genome includes a region encoding these proteins:
- a CDS encoding hybrid sensor histidine kinase/response regulator, with translation MSEPTATQEAEPAASPPAAPPPPSGRKVLCLSGPNDGDADLVRRLGEGVEVVTVSSPVRALACLARGEFTGIYADAAHFAQAADAGRLVQNEQILQAMPDGVVLLSADNTVLWGNGRLKQWSNVDQVIGRNFYQILDNPEILGPEFCPFSTALANRQASASTLRCEDGRHFRVHAAPVFEGDQPPQHLVVTIRDVTQEVQQQQKLAAIHQAGIELADLTTDEVAALTVDERIELLKSNILHFTKDVLHYDVIEVRMLEQSTGELMPLLAVGIKPEAERRKLYAEAEGNGVTGFVAATGQSYICGDTSGDPIYIEGAQDARSSLTVPLLLHDQVFGTFNVESPDPGAFGEGDLQFLELFCRDLAVAINTLDLLAAEKATTAAASVEAIHSAVAVPVDEILNDAVGVMERYIGHEPDVVERLHRVLRNARDIKQVIQKIGQTMAPVEARPQCVRIEPRPALVGKHILVVDADDTVRGAAHSLLERYHCNVETAHDGKEAIAMFRSFSQPGAQGGQYDAVIADIRMPDMNGYELMLELQKFTPHVPLILMTGFGYDPGHSIVKARQAGLKEVLYKPFRLDQLLETVERQIDESQAEPGQNA, from the coding sequence TTGTCCGAGCCAACAGCCACGCAAGAAGCAGAACCGGCAGCGTCTCCCCCCGCCGCCCCCCCTCCCCCCTCTGGGCGCAAGGTCCTCTGCCTCAGCGGTCCCAACGACGGCGACGCCGACCTCGTGCGACGCCTGGGCGAAGGGGTCGAGGTAGTCACCGTCTCCTCCCCCGTACGCGCCCTGGCCTGCCTGGCGCGCGGCGAGTTCACCGGCATCTACGCAGACGCCGCCCACTTCGCCCAGGCCGCCGACGCCGGGCGGCTGGTCCAGAACGAACAAATCCTGCAGGCCATGCCGGACGGCGTCGTGCTGCTCTCCGCGGACAACACCGTGCTGTGGGGCAACGGGCGCCTGAAGCAGTGGAGCAACGTCGATCAGGTCATCGGCCGCAACTTCTATCAGATCTTGGACAACCCAGAGATCCTCGGCCCCGAGTTCTGTCCGTTCAGCACCGCGCTTGCCAACCGCCAGGCCAGCGCCTCGACGCTTCGCTGCGAAGACGGCCGGCACTTCCGCGTTCACGCCGCGCCGGTGTTTGAGGGAGACCAGCCCCCGCAGCACCTGGTGGTGACCATCCGCGACGTCACCCAAGAGGTGCAGCAGCAGCAGAAGCTGGCCGCGATCCACCAGGCCGGCATCGAGCTGGCCGACCTCACCACCGACGAGGTCGCCGCGCTAACCGTCGACGAGCGGATCGAGCTGCTCAAGAGCAACATCCTCCACTTTACCAAAGACGTGCTGCACTACGACGTGATCGAAGTGCGGATGCTCGAACAAAGCACCGGCGAGCTGATGCCGCTGCTGGCCGTGGGGATCAAGCCCGAGGCCGAACGACGCAAGCTGTACGCCGAGGCGGAGGGGAACGGCGTCACTGGCTTCGTGGCCGCCACGGGCCAGAGCTACATCTGCGGAGACACCAGCGGCGACCCCATCTACATCGAGGGCGCCCAGGACGCACGCAGCTCGCTCACCGTGCCGCTGCTGCTGCACGACCAGGTGTTCGGCACCTTCAACGTCGAGAGCCCCGACCCCGGCGCCTTCGGCGAGGGGGACCTGCAGTTCCTCGAGCTGTTCTGCCGCGACCTGGCGGTCGCCATCAACACGCTCGACCTGCTCGCCGCGGAGAAGGCGACCACCGCCGCGGCCAGCGTCGAGGCCATCCACAGCGCCGTGGCGGTGCCGGTAGACGAGATCCTGAACGACGCGGTCGGCGTGATGGAACGCTACATCGGCCACGAGCCAGACGTGGTTGAGCGGCTGCACCGCGTGCTGCGCAACGCCCGCGACATCAAGCAGGTGATCCAGAAGATCGGCCAGACTATGGCGCCGGTAGAGGCCCGCCCGCAGTGCGTGCGGATCGAGCCCCGCCCCGCGCTGGTCGGAAAGCACATCTTGGTGGTCGACGCGGACGACACGGTCCGCGGCGCCGCCCACTCGCTGCTCGAGCGGTACCACTGCAACGTAGAGACCGCCCACGACGGCAAAGAGGCCATCGCGATGTTCCGCAGCTTCAGCCAGCCGGGCGCCCAGGGGGGGCAGTACGACGCGGTCATCGCAGACATCCGCATGCCGGACATGAACGGCTACGAGCTCATGCTAGAGCTGCAGAAGTTCACCCCGCACGTGCCGCTGATCCTGATGACCGGCTTCGGCTACGACCCGGGGCACTCGATCGTCAAGGCGCGCCAGGCCGGGCTCAAAGAAGTCCTCTACAAGCCGTTCCGCCTCGATCAGTTGCTGGAAACCGTCGAACGGCAGATCGACGAGAGCCAAGCCGAGCCGGGCCAGAACGCTTAA
- a CDS encoding metallophosphoesterase: MPDSLVAIALPVALLVALAGHATLCGAFINRLHGWGWRRHAVDALTFAAFLYFLAFPAWLAYAWLDGSLRAQASGAGPLALYGWACIAVAVVALATRLAWRLDPQRSVPAGRTTETLDLRAQLGPGVVRAGVPRTLASLPGNGLLQVAVEKNTLPCPRLPEPLDGLKIAMLSDLHMSGRLGVEYFRAVVDRVNAWSPDLVALCGDLVERPQCMPWIDSTIARLEATHGVYGILGNHDEKVDVAELRQRLATAGVRDVSSQTQTLMIDGAGLLIAGNEAPWFAGPGDVPAIDPETFRLALLHTPDQWPWAIAEQFDLALAGHTHGGQVCLPWMGAIACPSRHGTRYASGLFRRGPTTLYVGRGTGSLAPLRYFCPPEVTLLTLTCSG; encoded by the coding sequence ATGCCGGACTCGCTCGTGGCGATCGCTCTCCCCGTTGCGCTGCTGGTCGCGCTCGCCGGGCACGCAACCCTGTGCGGCGCCTTCATCAACCGGCTGCACGGCTGGGGCTGGCGGCGGCACGCGGTCGACGCGTTGACCTTCGCCGCGTTCCTGTACTTTCTCGCGTTCCCTGCTTGGCTGGCCTACGCGTGGCTAGACGGCTCGCTGCGCGCGCAGGCCTCTGGCGCCGGCCCCTTGGCGTTGTACGGCTGGGCCTGCATCGCCGTGGCGGTCGTGGCGCTGGCGACCCGCCTCGCCTGGCGGCTCGACCCGCAGCGCAGCGTACCCGCCGGCCGCACGACCGAAACGCTCGACCTCCGAGCCCAGCTCGGCCCCGGCGTGGTCCGCGCCGGCGTGCCGCGGACGCTCGCCTCGCTGCCCGGCAACGGGCTGCTGCAAGTCGCTGTCGAGAAAAACACCCTCCCCTGCCCCAGGCTGCCGGAACCGCTCGATGGCTTGAAGATCGCCATGCTCTCCGACCTGCACATGTCGGGCCGCCTGGGTGTGGAGTACTTCCGGGCCGTCGTCGACCGCGTCAACGCCTGGTCGCCCGACCTGGTAGCGCTGTGCGGCGACCTGGTCGAACGCCCCCAGTGCATGCCGTGGATCGATAGCACGATCGCCCGGCTCGAAGCCACGCACGGCGTCTACGGCATCCTGGGCAACCACGACGAGAAGGTAGACGTAGCGGAACTTCGCCAGCGGCTCGCCACGGCCGGCGTCAGGGACGTGAGCAGCCAAACCCAGACGCTAATGATCGACGGCGCCGGGCTGCTGATCGCCGGCAACGAGGCCCCGTGGTTCGCCGGCCCCGGCGATGTCCCCGCGATCGATCCCGAAACGTTCCGCCTGGCCCTGCTTCACACCCCCGACCAGTGGCCCTGGGCCATCGCAGAACAGTTCGACCTGGCGCTTGCCGGCCACACCCACGGCGGGCAGGTCTGCCTCCCCTGGATGGGCGCCATCGCGTGCCCCAGCCGCCACGGCACGCGCTACGCCTCCGGTCTGTTCCGGCGTGGGCCGACGACACTGTACGTGGGACGCGGCACGGGCTCGCTGGCGCCGCTGCGGTACTTCTGCCCGCCGGAAGTGACGCTGCTGACGCTCACCTGCAGCGGCTGA
- a CDS encoding sigma-70 family RNA polymerase sigma factor translates to MRSVAQPARTRASAGASTANASTAGGWTDLATDGELLGVYCRTGDQLAFSRLVDRHGTMVAAVCRRVLRNEHDADDALQATFLLLARHGRSVRGGESLAGWLYRVAFRTAIAARKRRLRRREEPLPAVEALPAEEAFPDLTGRHAVGVLMQELALLPEQYRTPLVMRHLEGQSRRAIAERTDATIAAVQGRLARGAKLLRQKMLRRGVSFAAAVTTLAAASGRAAASPDALRLTLKYAVGDPGAVSPTAASLYHEGVRTMLIATLAKPLAVAAAASLLALAAVAPAAWGDGPAGQTEGLSLSTAVELGGDDPSGADVVLAGNDGAVAAEGESLGLAADDRLTVQVTAKQGPQWRADDANSKQRLSEHEGNLIEAIERVDESMAELEESLGFTSGRLADKRKQLLSALESVRVMQIDALASDAYVGAILASTGPKPSGPSRGKPVQAPIAALQPASPTPARHAYQRPPAIEHDLWPQATSTSWAGSPQNQPSRPAYFPHAPQQLGPLGDPNGGYTERNKAYGYSVQQLQERLNLVLDPSPMLKVDGDLGPASTAAVKRFQQQAGLPSTGVADQATRTALGLFGGPAPANWGFNAPVNQQAPQYSAPGGFQQGAAPPGAYAPADLVPTPASATWQEQAFPAPSPSR, encoded by the coding sequence ATGCGTTCTGTCGCCCAACCCGCCCGAACGCGAGCCTCCGCCGGCGCCTCGACCGCCAACGCCTCAACCGCCGGCGGGTGGACCGACCTGGCGACCGACGGCGAGCTGCTGGGCGTTTACTGCCGCACCGGCGACCAGCTAGCATTCAGCCGCTTGGTGGACCGGCACGGCACGATGGTGGCCGCCGTCTGCCGGCGGGTGCTGCGCAATGAGCACGACGCAGACGACGCCCTCCAAGCCACGTTCCTGCTGTTGGCGCGCCACGGCCGCAGCGTGCGCGGGGGCGAGTCGTTGGCGGGCTGGCTCTACAGGGTCGCCTTCCGCACCGCCATCGCCGCCCGCAAGCGGCGCCTGCGGCGACGCGAAGAACCGCTGCCGGCAGTCGAGGCGCTCCCCGCGGAAGAGGCCTTCCCCGACCTCACCGGGCGGCACGCGGTGGGTGTGCTGATGCAGGAGTTGGCCCTGCTGCCAGAGCAGTACCGCACGCCGCTGGTGATGCGGCACCTGGAGGGGCAGTCGCGCCGCGCGATCGCCGAGCGGACCGACGCCACCATCGCCGCGGTGCAGGGCCGGCTGGCCCGCGGCGCCAAGCTGCTGCGTCAGAAGATGCTCAGGCGCGGCGTCTCGTTCGCCGCGGCGGTCACAACCCTCGCGGCCGCCAGCGGGCGGGCCGCTGCGTCCCCCGACGCCCTACGTCTAACCCTCAAGTACGCCGTCGGCGACCCGGGCGCCGTGTCGCCGACGGCCGCTTCTCTCTACCACGAAGGAGTACGAACGATGCTAATCGCCACGCTCGCCAAGCCGCTGGCCGTCGCCGCGGCCGCCTCGCTGCTCGCCCTCGCGGCGGTCGCGCCGGCCGCCTGGGGAGACGGTCCCGCAGGACAGACCGAGGGGCTGAGCTTGTCGACCGCGGTCGAACTGGGGGGCGACGACCCGAGCGGCGCCGATGTGGTGCTCGCCGGCAACGACGGCGCTGTTGCGGCAGAAGGCGAATCGCTCGGCCTGGCCGCCGATGACCGGTTGACGGTGCAAGTCACCGCCAAGCAAGGGCCGCAATGGCGTGCAGACGACGCGAACTCCAAGCAGCGCCTCAGCGAGCACGAAGGGAACCTGATCGAGGCGATCGAGCGGGTCGACGAATCGATGGCGGAGCTGGAGGAGAGCCTCGGCTTCACCAGCGGGCGGCTGGCGGACAAGCGGAAGCAACTCCTCAGCGCGCTCGAGTCGGTGCGGGTGATGCAGATCGACGCCCTGGCGTCCGACGCGTACGTGGGAGCGATCCTTGCTTCGACCGGCCCCAAGCCGAGCGGGCCTAGCAGAGGCAAACCGGTGCAAGCGCCGATTGCGGCGCTTCAGCCTGCCAGCCCGACGCCGGCGCGACACGCATACCAACGCCCCCCCGCCATCGAACACGACCTATGGCCCCAGGCGACTAGCACGAGCTGGGCAGGCTCGCCCCAAAACCAGCCAAGCAGGCCGGCCTACTTCCCGCACGCGCCTCAGCAGCTCGGTCCGCTGGGCGACCCCAACGGCGGCTACACCGAGCGCAACAAGGCGTACGGCTACTCGGTGCAGCAGCTACAGGAACGGCTTAACCTGGTGCTGGACCCGTCGCCAATGCTGAAAGTCGACGGCGACCTAGGCCCGGCCAGCACGGCCGCGGTGAAACGATTCCAGCAGCAGGCGGGCCTCCCCTCGACCGGCGTTGCCGATCAAGCGACCCGCACTGCCCTCGGCCTGTTCGGCGGGCCAGCGCCAGCCAACTGGGGGTTCAACGCACCGGTGAACCAACAGGCGCCTCAGTACTCGGCGCCGGGCGGGTTTCAGCAGGGCGCCGCGCCGCCGGGAGCGTACGCTCCTGCAGACCTTGTCCCCACGCCCGCGTCGGCGACCTGGCAAGAGCAAGCATTCCCAGCGCCATCGCCATCGCGCTAA
- a CDS encoding 3-oxoacyl-[acyl-carrier-protein] synthase III C-terminal domain-containing protein — protein MSVVTQSIFESIGVALPERRVATRDIVAGCVNSVRLPLERLTGIRERRLAGDGLYSIDLAEAAARDCLTRGALAPEQVDLVVCTNISRCDSEKTISYEPATSIKLKQRLGLGRALAIDVSNACAGMWTGVYLADAMIRTGAARHALVVSGEYISYLIDSAQQEITDFMDPQIASLTLGDAGVAVALGRSPSPEVGLHALDLYTLGKYAPHCVAKPSSEAAGRPVMLTDAIKVTEAVVPHAARHAKLVLDRHGWTLDSIDCVVPHQTSQLTMQEGMKEIDRLYGHDLWARCVNNLPERGNTSSNSHFLAMFDATERKQVGSRNRVVFCISGSGQTTGTALYTLDDLPDRLHSAAGQTRSTAEEHKPAGTIGATLRLASVAVHRPGSPEEIDTVGMLAAAAEQCLAAGPVGLDDVELLLSTSTYRTDFVMEPAIAALVAGRLRMNDDRPAGHAKKTLAFDVMNGPVGFLKACFLAGELATAGKLTAAMVLASEVENGRILGADTVLGLEEMASAALLAESEAGDGFLAFEFYDDLSAIDEEGVQVSWGVGERPHIIGRRGEKLHDAYVRAIGVAVGRLLESQQLALDDIGVLLPPQVDAGFPARVAKELGFPLDRTVCCDATVNLATSSVPQSYRTAVDSGRAAPGDLGLMIAVGAGVQVGCAIYQF, from the coding sequence ATGTCCGTCGTTACGCAGAGCATCTTCGAGAGCATCGGCGTCGCCCTCCCGGAGCGACGCGTCGCTACGCGCGACATCGTGGCGGGTTGCGTGAACTCGGTGCGGCTGCCCCTGGAGCGGCTCACCGGCATCCGCGAGCGGCGCCTGGCCGGCGACGGGCTCTACTCCATCGACCTGGCCGAGGCCGCGGCGCGCGACTGCCTGACCCGCGGCGCGTTGGCGCCCGAACAGGTCGACCTGGTGGTCTGCACCAACATCTCGCGCTGCGACAGCGAGAAGACCATCTCGTACGAGCCCGCCACCAGCATCAAGCTGAAGCAGCGGCTGGGGCTCGGCCGCGCGCTGGCGATCGACGTCTCGAACGCCTGCGCCGGCATGTGGACCGGGGTGTACCTGGCAGACGCGATGATCCGCACCGGCGCGGCCCGCCACGCGCTGGTGGTGAGCGGCGAGTACATCAGCTACCTGATCGACTCCGCCCAGCAAGAGATCACCGACTTCATGGACCCGCAGATCGCCTCGCTCACGCTCGGCGACGCGGGGGTGGCGGTGGCGCTGGGCCGGTCTCCCTCGCCGGAGGTCGGCCTGCACGCGCTCGACCTCTACACCCTGGGCAAGTACGCCCCGCACTGCGTGGCGAAGCCCTCCAGCGAGGCCGCCGGCCGGCCCGTGATGCTCACCGACGCCATCAAGGTGACCGAGGCGGTCGTGCCCCACGCGGCCCGACACGCCAAGCTGGTGCTGGACCGCCACGGCTGGACGCTCGACTCGATCGACTGCGTCGTGCCGCACCAGACCTCGCAGCTCACGATGCAGGAGGGGATGAAAGAGATCGACCGGCTCTACGGGCACGACCTGTGGGCCCGCTGCGTGAACAACCTGCCCGAGCGCGGCAACACCTCCAGCAACAGCCACTTCCTGGCGATGTTCGACGCCACCGAGCGGAAACAAGTCGGCTCGCGCAACCGGGTGGTGTTCTGCATCTCGGGCTCCGGCCAAACCACCGGCACCGCGCTCTATACGCTGGACGACCTCCCCGACCGGCTGCACAGCGCTGCCGGGCAGACGCGTTCAACCGCCGAGGAGCACAAGCCCGCCGGCACCATCGGCGCCACGCTCAGGCTTGCTTCGGTGGCGGTGCACCGCCCGGGGTCGCCCGAGGAGATCGACACCGTGGGCATGCTCGCCGCCGCGGCCGAGCAGTGCCTGGCCGCCGGCCCGGTGGGCCTGGACGACGTTGAGCTGCTGCTCTCAACCTCGACCTACCGCACCGACTTTGTGATGGAGCCCGCCATCGCCGCGCTGGTGGCGGGCCGGCTGCGGATGAACGACGACCGCCCCGCCGGCCACGCCAAGAAGACGCTGGCCTTCGACGTGATGAACGGCCCCGTCGGTTTCCTCAAGGCGTGCTTCCTGGCCGGCGAGCTGGCGACCGCCGGCAAGCTGACCGCCGCGATGGTGCTGGCCTCGGAGGTAGAGAACGGCCGCATCCTGGGCGCCGACACCGTGCTGGGGCTCGAAGAGATGGCCTCGGCCGCGCTGCTCGCCGAGAGCGAGGCGGGCGACGGCTTCTTGGCGTTCGAGTTCTACGACGACCTCTCCGCCATCGACGAAGAAGGGGTGCAGGTGAGCTGGGGCGTCGGCGAGCGGCCCCACATCATCGGCCGCCGGGGCGAGAAGCTGCACGACGCGTACGTGCGGGCGATCGGCGTCGCGGTGGGGCGGCTGCTGGAGTCGCAGCAGCTAGCGCTCGACGACATCGGCGTGCTGTTGCCGCCGCAGGTCGACGCCGGATTCCCGGCGCGCGTCGCCAAGGAGCTGGGCTTTCCGCTCGACCGGACGGTCTGCTGCGACGCCACGGTGAACCTGGCGACCTCAAGCGTCCCGCAGTCGTACCGCACCGCGGTCGACTCCGGCAGGGCGGCCCCGGGCGACCTGGGGCTGATGATCGCCGTGGGGGCGGGGGTGCAGGTGGGGTGTGCGATTTATCAGTTCTGA
- a CDS encoding non-ribosomal peptide synthetase — translation MNNPASAAQTLYDDLTAQGWRLWVEGELLRFRAPEGAAGPAVMRELKRHKPALVALLSEDAASQPIEKTHPASYGQQALWMVHQGAPDSPAYNVASAAWVESEVDFDALHAAWRMLVARHEALRTTFASERDGLRCVVHADPVIDASRHCCPDADGPALEARVREAYAEPFDLRQGPLARLRLLSIAPDRHVLLLAMHHIVFDAWSLWILHEELGELYAALAAGQTLALPTPQATFAQFAEWQHALPDSDEGKRQWDAWRARLEGATPGEPRWDRPRPAARTGRGATLHFHVAGEVADRVRGVAKAHGATPFMTLLAAFQAALHRQSGQKDFVVGATTSGRTKSQFAQVLGYFVNTLPIRAELKEDWSFDDLLRQTRERTLEALRSQDFPFALMVERLNPPREPGALPLCRVAFGLQKPHRFSQVADALNEDSAPIDWGGLRVRAFPLDQQEGQFDLVMELYEQSDGYRGLLKYDPQLMDDASAAQFAAHFETLLGLLLERSAAPMAAISLLSTPEQEQLLDWSRGAPVDSDAAPVIEAFERAARRTPRKTAIRCDDQSLTYAELNARAGRLARRLQRAGLRGRCVGCCLRRGPDTVIAQLALWKLGATYVPLDEGGPLDRLLTILDDCDAALVLTHAEVAGRLGVSGDPMWFAMDHACSVARDGAPRGDSDGDDAYVIYTSGSTGRPKGVRVSHGAFAQHVASAAAQFGTAESDVVLQFSGATFDPSLEQVWTALTKGAALEMRGPELWSAAEFWRRLDERGVSVANVPPAYFRECSDAAPTPLPASLRLVIVGGDAFPAALAAKWTGRGVRVLNAYGPTEIVVTATTSDLAEFDPARGRAPIGRPLPGRSAYVVDAHGRLAPIGVAGELWIAGPALAAGYLGDKSLTDRRFVADPIDPSARAYRTGDLARWNHLGQIEFLGRLDRQVKLHGYRVELGEVERALEALPAIRRAAMRVATDDAGDPVLVAYCVTAEGAATDESGTLTALRARLPGYMVPRQVEWLDELPTGSTGKVCVDRLPLRLRTAAAKRPDYVAPRCPTERVLAEAWAEVLGLEKVGVHDDFFELGGASLKSLRIVALAEEKGLTLPQAGLSPALLFEFPTIAQLAQRLAPGRTPHAEAPPEARAGGTKTDLSGYAVAQTPAARTSDV, via the coding sequence ATGAACAACCCTGCATCCGCGGCCCAAACGCTGTACGACGACCTCACCGCCCAGGGCTGGCGGCTGTGGGTCGAGGGAGAGCTGCTCCGCTTCCGGGCGCCCGAGGGGGCGGCCGGCCCCGCGGTGATGCGCGAGCTCAAGCGGCACAAGCCGGCGCTGGTGGCGCTGCTCAGCGAGGACGCGGCGTCGCAGCCCATCGAGAAAACCCACCCCGCTTCCTACGGGCAGCAGGCGTTGTGGATGGTGCACCAAGGGGCGCCCGACAGCCCCGCGTACAACGTGGCGTCCGCGGCGTGGGTTGAGTCGGAGGTGGACTTCGACGCCCTGCACGCCGCCTGGCGGATGCTGGTCGCCAGGCACGAGGCGCTCCGCACCACGTTTGCGTCGGAGCGAGACGGCCTGCGCTGCGTGGTGCACGCCGATCCGGTCATCGACGCCTCGCGTCACTGCTGCCCAGACGCCGACGGCCCGGCGCTCGAGGCGCGCGTGCGAGAAGCCTATGCCGAGCCGTTCGACCTGCGGCAAGGCCCGCTCGCGCGGCTGCGGCTTCTGAGCATTGCGCCGGACCGCCACGTGCTGCTGCTGGCGATGCACCACATCGTGTTCGACGCGTGGAGCTTGTGGATCTTGCACGAGGAGCTCGGCGAGCTGTACGCGGCGCTGGCCGCGGGCCAGACGCTGGCGCTGCCGACGCCGCAGGCCACCTTCGCGCAGTTCGCCGAGTGGCAGCACGCGTTGCCCGATTCGGACGAAGGGAAGCGGCAGTGGGACGCCTGGCGGGCCCGGCTCGAAGGCGCCACCCCCGGCGAGCCTCGGTGGGACCGCCCCCGCCCGGCCGCGCGTACCGGCCGCGGCGCCACGCTCCACTTCCACGTCGCAGGAGAAGTAGCGGACCGGGTGCGCGGCGTCGCCAAGGCGCACGGCGCCACGCCGTTCATGACGCTGCTGGCGGCGTTCCAAGCGGCCCTGCACCGGCAGTCGGGGCAGAAAGACTTTGTCGTGGGCGCCACCACGTCGGGCCGCACCAAGAGCCAGTTTGCCCAGGTGCTGGGCTACTTTGTGAACACGCTGCCGATCCGCGCGGAGCTGAAAGAAGACTGGTCGTTCGACGACCTGCTCCGCCAGACGCGGGAGCGGACGCTCGAGGCGCTCCGCTCGCAAGACTTCCCGTTCGCGTTGATGGTCGAACGGCTCAACCCGCCGCGCGAGCCGGGGGCGCTCCCCTTGTGCCGTGTCGCCTTCGGCCTGCAGAAGCCCCACCGCTTCAGCCAGGTGGCCGACGCGCTCAACGAAGACTCGGCGCCGATCGACTGGGGGGGGCTGCGGGTGCGCGCCTTCCCGCTCGATCAGCAGGAGGGGCAGTTCGACCTGGTGATGGAGCTGTACGAACAGAGCGACGGCTACCGCGGGCTGCTGAAGTACGACCCTCAGCTCATGGACGACGCTAGCGCCGCGCAATTCGCGGCGCACTTCGAGACGCTGCTCGGATTGCTGCTGGAGCGTTCGGCCGCGCCGATGGCGGCGATTTCCTTGCTGTCGACGCCGGAGCAAGAGCAACTGCTGGATTGGTCGCGGGGCGCCCCGGTCGACTCAGACGCCGCGCCGGTTATCGAGGCCTTTGAGCGGGCCGCGCGACGCACCCCCCGCAAGACCGCGATCCGCTGCGACGACCAGTCGCTGACTTACGCCGAGCTGAACGCCCGGGCGGGGCGCCTCGCCCGCCGGTTGCAGCGTGCGGGGCTACGCGGCCGGTGCGTCGGTTGCTGCTTGCGGCGTGGGCCGGACACGGTGATCGCGCAGCTTGCGCTGTGGAAGCTGGGGGCGACCTACGTGCCGCTGGACGAGGGGGGCCCCCTCGACCGCCTGCTTACCATCCTGGACGACTGCGACGCGGCGCTCGTGCTGACCCACGCCGAGGTCGCGGGGCGGCTTGGCGTCTCGGGGGACCCGATGTGGTTCGCCATGGACCACGCGTGCAGCGTCGCCCGCGACGGCGCCCCCCGGGGTGATTCGGACGGGGACGACGCCTACGTGATCTACACCTCCGGCTCGACGGGCCGGCCCAAGGGGGTGCGTGTGTCGCACGGCGCCTTTGCGCAGCACGTCGCAAGCGCGGCCGCCCAGTTCGGCACGGCCGAGAGCGACGTGGTGCTGCAGTTCAGCGGCGCCACGTTCGACCCGTCGTTGGAGCAGGTATGGACCGCGCTCACCAAGGGCGCTGCGCTGGAGATGCGCGGCCCCGAGCTGTGGTCGGCCGCGGAGTTTTGGCGCCGGTTGGATGAGCGCGGCGTGAGCGTGGCCAACGTCCCCCCGGCGTACTTCCGCGAGTGCAGCGACGCGGCGCCCACGCCGCTGCCTGCCTCGCTGCGGCTGGTGATCGTGGGGGGCGACGCCTTCCCGGCGGCGCTGGCCGCCAAGTGGACCGGCCGCGGCGTGCGGGTGCTGAACGCCTACGGTCCGACCGAGATCGTGGTGACCGCCACCACGAGCGACCTGGCCGAGTTCGACCCCGCGCGCGGCCGGGCGCCCATCGGGCGGCCCCTGCCGGGGCGCAGCGCCTACGTCGTCGACGCGCACGGCAGGCTGGCGCCCATCGGCGTGGCGGGCGAGCTGTGGATCGCGGGGCCGGCGCTCGCCGCGGGCTACCTGGGAGACAAGTCGCTCACCGATCGCCGGTTCGTCGCCGACCCCATCGACCCGTCCGCCCGCGCGTACCGCACCGGCGACCTGGCCCGCTGGAACCACCTCGGTCAGATCGAGTTCCTCGGCCGCCTCGACCGCCAGGTGAAGCTGCACGGCTACCGGGTAGAGCTGGGCGAGGTCGAGCGGGCGCTCGAAGCGCTACCCGCCATCCGCCGGGCCGCGATGCGCGTGGCGACAGACGACGCGGGCGACCCGGTGCTGGTGGCCTACTGCGTGACGGCCGAAGGCGCCGCGACGGACGAGTCAGGTACACTCACGGCGTTGCGGGCCCGTCTCCCCGGCTACATGGTCCCACGCCAAGTGGAATGGCTCGACGAGCTGCCGACCGGGTCGACCGGCAAGGTGTGCGTCGACCGGCTGCCGCTGCGGCTGCGGACGGCCGCAGCCAAGCGGCCCGACTACGTGGCGCCGCGCTGCCCCACCGAACGGGTGCTGGCCGAGGCGTGGGCCGAGGTGCTGGGGCTCGAGAAGGTGGGGGTCCACGACGACTTCTTCGAGCTGGGGGGCGCGTCGCTCAAGAGCCTGCGGATCGTCGCGCTGGCGGAAGAAAAGGGGCTCACGCTGCCCCAAGCGGGGCTTTCCCCCGCGTTGTTGTTCGAGTTTCCCACCATCGCACAGCTCGCCCAGCGGCTGGCGCCGGGCCGCACGCCCCACGCAGAGGCCCCGCCCGAAGCCCGGGCCGGGGGGACCAAGACGGACCTTTCGGGGTATGCTGTCGCCCAGACGCCGGCCGCCCGCACCAGCGACGTGTAG